One window of the Perca flavescens isolate YP-PL-M2 chromosome 5, PFLA_1.0, whole genome shotgun sequence genome contains the following:
- the si:ch211-102c2.8 gene encoding trichohyalin isoform X5, with the protein MADRSHGRADKDAKDTDELLYTDLHSSVSGLDSPPLKLDHCDRLLDAIDAQLGQLQVQPQKHQAISREHDCSDAAPLNWSQSLSKDTGLGSTTQTNDTPISCLDLINTLTMEQTSESSTGCRDGPITHEETKLKLDRRTRDKEEIETQREQVMWRLQRLLGDTCNEGSMTGVTQPPSDSICTEDFVRCFRDEMVELALPVSNVQQLDKEEEAERTEILDCDTCQSEQKGHCILNVDRRGTAMTGESNKDTETAHYCQRKELEKCLYDSYGVNTSCSEQAGAGETYNTPQRLGDDGSSIHRTEIVTEHETLRQNSRSPKTRSLAGVPVWSFDTVSIDSDLDSVCTEQVRQHIHRQTGWRSLTLSVTGMDDYCTNQSDYDTSTQEESEPRSTSGQRSSYGNGHNRSPSVSKAQRNKRETYRLVCSLEDNDTDEEMNHWPKRTSDKMHSDWVKMKERLSTLRQKCEKEEQTLQNKKTQLKDVELCLSELQHRRKHALQELEQLTVETAQMEKETRTLEFVLRDRRAGKDSISCQLHELQRQRESCILEVRDMKEELTTLSQSKQTLKDSAFTERPSVVMSVLEREEMERQLDNAKTELFAEQRRAREKQESMQEKLEETREELQRVTEAESVLRNSCPCLEEKQRQKKDHMEAVEFQVSELQGELGECKIRVGTQEKMLAQKELQLLDLQEQRGALQAESDGLKRELQHLKTQHCNARKEDHEQAHRMMEAALKQQKKELALAHEQQIQKVNQQTKEEKANALKEQALSLTRHTEALKSSIQLKEEEAKTLRDSLEQQKQEAKNREEELHVEALEKVHKAIEEERRKWEAEKVEAVQVHCGILEEQNRKRLKSMRSEMQREKSKALALQHKMMELKTRIQEMESESCAQQREQKSLLAVICKSLKEEYQAELQKLQRQVAQESQRAALRLEQAAQLAEKEADRLRVMLEERERSHNQITAELDQQLRLWAKELGAECQHLHLLVEQSGAKQSSVHLTPSPTAAEALTNLRTLREQLKQLINHLQQELDSQKQTTEQLRKDKESELSIQRQQLRMNRDQALDSLKERLIQEHIEELSSLNWPHMCDGGAEGGGAAASLRKQLKAKDLELRQVQRSMGQWKEQTAARLACKFEEELTAELERKPSKTREESQRKCERPEGQMMFSAKEAQNSVCSPSLHVVASAASHSPSDVASFKLLRYLQSRVKQLRVENQTYTQSPSPSNTIPLDLAGSYLTTITQGQAVPGIQSHSSIRTVSS; encoded by the exons ATGGCTGACAGAAGCCATGGCAGAGCAGACAAAGATGCAAAGGACACAGATGAGCTTCTTTACACAG ATCTTCACAGCAGTGTGTCTGGACTGGACTCTCCTCCTCTCAAACTGGACCACTGCGACCGTCTCCTAGATGCTATTGATGCTCAGCTTGGTCAGCTGCAG GTCCAGCCCCAGAAACATCAGGCAATTTCTAGAGAGCATGATTGCAGTGATGCAG CTCCTCTCAACTGGAGTCAATCTCTGAGCAAAGACACAGGGCTTGGGAGTACTACTCAAACAAATGACACTCCTATTTCTTGTCTTGATTTGATAAACACTCTGACAATGGAGCAAACATCag AGAGTAGCACAGGTTGCCGGGACGGTCCCATTACTCATGAGGAAACTAAACTGAAATTGGACAGAAGgacaagagacaaagaggaAATAGAGACTCAGAGGGAGCAGGTGATGTGGAGGCTCCAGAGGCTGCTTGGAGACACCTGTAACGAGGGAAGCATGACAGGAGTAACCCAACCTCCTTCAGACAGCATCTGCACTGAGGACTTTGTCCGATGCTTCAGAGATGAAATGGTCGAATTGGCATTACCAGTGAGTAATGTGCAGCAACTTGACAAAGAGGAAGAGGCTGAGAGGACAGAGATACTTGACTGTGACACTTGCCAGAGTGAACAAAAAGGACACTGTATTCTTAATGTCGACAGAAGAGGAACAGCAATGACTGGGGAAAGCAATAAAGACACAGAGACTGCTCACTATTGTCAAAGAAAGGAACTGGAGAAATGTCTTTATGACAGCTATGGAGTTAATACATCATGTAGTGAGCAAGCAGGAGCTGGAGAGACATACAACACACCACAGAGGCTTGGTGATGATGGCAGTAGCA tcCACAGAACAGAGATTGTAACAGAACATGAAACCCTGCGGCAGAACAGCCGTTCTCCTAAGACCAGGAGCTTGGCAG GAGTACCTGTGTGGAGTTTTGACACCGTGTCCATTGACAGTGACCTTGACTCAGTCTGCACAGAGCAAGTCAGGCAGCATATTCACAGGCAAACAG GATGGcgctctctcactctgtctgtcaCGGGCATGGATGACTACTGTACCAACCAGAGTGACTACGACACATCCACACAGGAAGAAAGTGAACCTCGATCTACATCAG GCCAAAGATCCTCTTATGGAAATGGACATAACAGAAGTCCTTCTGTCAGTAAAGCACAGCGCAACAAGAGAGAAACTTACAG ACTTGTGTGTTCTTTGGAGGACAATGACACAGATGAGGAAATGAATCACTGGCCTAAGAGGACATCAGATAAGATGCACTCTGATTGGGTGAAGATGAAAGAGCGGCTCTCTACACTCCGACAA aaatgtgaaaaggaGGAGCAGACACTACAGAACAAGAAGACTCAGTTAAAAGATGTTGAGCTCTGCCTCTCTGAACTTCAACACAGAAGAAAG CATGCCTTGCAGGAATTAGAGCAACTGACTGTAGAGACAGCGCAGATGGAGAAGGAGACGAGGACTCTGGAATTCGTTCTGAGAGACAGAAGGGCAGGGAAAGACTCTATTAG TTGCCAGCTGCATGAGctgcagaggcagagagagtcCTGTATCCTCGAGGTGAGAGACATGAAAGAAGAACTCACAACTCTGAGTCAAAGTAAACAGACTCTTAAGGATTCGGCCTTCACGGAGAGG CCCAGTGTCGTCATGTCAGTgctggagagagaggagatggaAAGACAGCTGGATAATGCCAAAACAGAACTGTTTGCTGAACAGCGACGTGCAAGAGAGAAGCAAGAGTCCATGCAAGAA AAGTTGGAGGAGACTCGTGAAGAGCTCCAGAGGGTCACAGAGGCAGAGAGCGTACTGAGGAACAGCTGTCCTTGTCTGGAGGAGAAACAGAGGCAGAAAAAGGATCACATGGAG GCGGTAGAGTTTCAAGTAAGCGAGCTGCAGGGTGAACTGGGAGAATGCAAGATCAGAGTGGGCACTCAGGAGAAGATGTTGGCCCAGAAGGAGCTGCAGCTACTAGATTTACAGGAGCAACGTGGGGCCTTACAAGCAGAAAGTGATGGGCTGAAGAGGGAGCTACAACACCTGAAAACCCAGCACTGCAATGCACGGAAAGAGGACCATGAGCAAGCTCATAGAATGATG gagGCAGCATTAaagcagcaaaagaaagaatTGGCATTGGCTCATGAGCAGCAAATCCAAAAG GTTAATCAACAGACTAAAGAGGAAAAGGCAAACGCTTTGAAAGAACAAGCTCTGTCTCTCACACGACACACTGAGGCCTTGAAAAGTTCCATTCAg CTAAAAGAAGAAGAGGCAAAGACGCTGAGGGATTCTCTGGAGCAGCAGAAGCAGGAGGCAAAGAACCGTGAAGAAGAGCTGCATGTAGAAGCTTTGGAAAAG GTGCACAAAGCaatagaggaggagaggaggaagtggGAGGCAGAAAAAGTGGAAGCAGTGCAGGTGCACTGTGGGATACTGGAAGAGCAGAATAGGAAGAGGCTGAAAAGCATGAGGAGTGAGATGCAGCGAGAGAAGAGTAAAGCACTGGCTCTTCAACATAAAATGATGGAACTAAAAACT AGAATACAGGAAATGGAGAGTGAAAGCTGTGCGCAGCAGAGAGAGCAGAAGTCTTTGCTGGCTGTTATTTGCAAATCACTGAAAGAGGAGTATCAGGCTGAGCTGCAGAAGTTGCAGAGACAGGTGGCACAG GAGAGTCAGAGGGCAGCGCTGAGGCTCGAGCAGGCTGCTCAGCTGGCAGAGAAAGAGGCTGACAGGCTCCGGGTGATGCTggaagaaagggagaggagcCATAACCAAATCACAGCTGAACTGGACCAGCAGCTCAGGCTCTGGGCCAAGGAGCTGGGAGCAGAGTGCCAGCATCTACACCTCTTAGTGGAGCAGAGTGGAGCCAAACAAAGTTCTGTGCACCTAACTCCCAG TCCTACGGCAGCTGAGGCTCTAACAAACCTGAGAACACTAAGAGAGCAGTTGAAGCAATTGATAAACCATCTACAACAGGAGCTTGATTCACAGAAACAAACCACTGAGCAGCTGAGAAAAGACAAG gAGAGCGAATTGAGCATCcagaggcaacagctgaggatGAACAGAGACCAAGCCTTGGATTCTCTAAAGGAGCGTCTCATTCAG GAGCACATTGAGGAGTTAAGCAGTCTGAACTGGCCTCATATGTGTGATGGAGGTGCTGAGGGAGGAGGAGCGGCAGCATCACTTCGCAAACAGCTGAAGGCCAAAGACCTAGAGCTCAGGCAGGTTCAGAGGAGCATGGGTCAGTGGAAGGAACAGACTGCAGCTCGTCTGGCAtgcaagtttgaagaagagtTGACAGCGGAACTAGAAAG AAAACCATCAAAGACTCGAGAGGAGAGTCAGAGAAAGTGTGAGAGGCCTGAAGGACAGATGATGTTTAGTGCAAAG GAAGCTCAGAATTCGGTTtgttctccctccctccatgtTGTGGCCTCTGCTGCCTCCCACAGCCCCTCAGACGTGGCTTCATTTAAGCTTCTACGTTACCTCCAGAGCAGAGTCAAGCAGCTCCGTGTAGAAAACCAGACCTACACCCAGAGCCCATCGCCTTCAAACACAATCCCTTTAGATTTGGCAGGATCCTATCTTACAACA ATCACTCAAGGTCAAGCCGTTCCTGGGATTCAGAGTCACTCATCCATCAGGACAGTCTCAAGTTAG
- the si:ch211-102c2.8 gene encoding trichohyalin isoform X3 translates to MADRSHGRADKDAKDTDELLYTDLHSSVSGLDSPPLKLDHCDRLLDAIDAQLGQLQVQPQKHQAISREHDCSDAAPLNWSQSLSKDTGLGSTTQTNDTPISCLDLINTLTMEQTSESSTGCRDGPITHEETKLKLDRRTRDKEEIETQREQVMWRLQRLLGDTCNEGSMTGVTQPPSDSICTEDFVRCFRDEMVELALPVSNVQQLDKEEEAERTEILDCDTCQSEQKGHCILNVDRRGTAMTGESNKDTETAHYCQRKELEKCLYDSYGVNTSCSEQAGAGETYNTPQRLGDDGSSIHRTEIVTEHETLRQNSRSPKTRSLAGVPVWSFDTVSIDSDLDSVCTEQVRQHIHRQTGWRSLTLSVTGMDDYCTNQSDYDTSTQEESEPRSTSGQRSSYGNGHNRSPSVSKAQRNKRETYRLVCSLEDNDTDEEMNHWPKRTSDKMHSDWVKMKERLSTLRQKCEKEEQTLQNKKTQLKDVELCLSELQHRRKHALQELEQLTVETAQMEKETRTLEFVLRDRRAGKDSISCQLHELQRQRESCILEVRDMKEELTTLSQSKQTLKDSAFTERPSVVMSVLEREEMERQLDNAKTELFAEQRRAREKQESMQEKLEETREELQRVTEAESVLRNSCPCLEEKQRQKKDHMEAVEFQVSELQGELGECKIRVGTQEKMLAQKELQLLDLQEQRGALQAESDGLKRELQHLKTQHCNARKEDHEQAHRMMEAALKQQKKELALAHEQQIQKVNQQTKEEKANALKEQALSLTRHTEALKSSIQLKEEEAKTLRDSLEQQKQEAKNREEELHVEALEKVHKAIEEERRKWEAEKVEAVQVHCGILEEQNRKRLKSMRSEMQREKSKALALQHKMMELKTEMESESCAQQREQKSLLAVICKSLKEEYQAELQKLQRQVAQESQRAALRLEQAAQLAEKEADRLRVMLEERERSHNQITAELDQQLRLWAKELGAECQHLHLLVEQSGAKQSSVHLTPSPTAAEALTNLRTLREQLKQLINHLQQELDSQKQTTEQLRKDKESELSIQRQQLRMNRDQALDSLKERLIQEHIEELSSLNWPHMCDGGAEGGGAAASLRKQLKAKDLELRQVQRSMGQWKEQTAARLACKFEEELTAELERCKTKLLRCRKPSKTREESQRKCERPEGQMMFSAKEAQNSVCSPSLHVVASAASHSPSDVASFKLLRYLQSRVKQLRVENQTYTQSPSPSNTIPLDLAGSYLTTITQGQAVPGIQSHSSIRTVSS, encoded by the exons ATGGCTGACAGAAGCCATGGCAGAGCAGACAAAGATGCAAAGGACACAGATGAGCTTCTTTACACAG ATCTTCACAGCAGTGTGTCTGGACTGGACTCTCCTCCTCTCAAACTGGACCACTGCGACCGTCTCCTAGATGCTATTGATGCTCAGCTTGGTCAGCTGCAG GTCCAGCCCCAGAAACATCAGGCAATTTCTAGAGAGCATGATTGCAGTGATGCAG CTCCTCTCAACTGGAGTCAATCTCTGAGCAAAGACACAGGGCTTGGGAGTACTACTCAAACAAATGACACTCCTATTTCTTGTCTTGATTTGATAAACACTCTGACAATGGAGCAAACATCag AGAGTAGCACAGGTTGCCGGGACGGTCCCATTACTCATGAGGAAACTAAACTGAAATTGGACAGAAGgacaagagacaaagaggaAATAGAGACTCAGAGGGAGCAGGTGATGTGGAGGCTCCAGAGGCTGCTTGGAGACACCTGTAACGAGGGAAGCATGACAGGAGTAACCCAACCTCCTTCAGACAGCATCTGCACTGAGGACTTTGTCCGATGCTTCAGAGATGAAATGGTCGAATTGGCATTACCAGTGAGTAATGTGCAGCAACTTGACAAAGAGGAAGAGGCTGAGAGGACAGAGATACTTGACTGTGACACTTGCCAGAGTGAACAAAAAGGACACTGTATTCTTAATGTCGACAGAAGAGGAACAGCAATGACTGGGGAAAGCAATAAAGACACAGAGACTGCTCACTATTGTCAAAGAAAGGAACTGGAGAAATGTCTTTATGACAGCTATGGAGTTAATACATCATGTAGTGAGCAAGCAGGAGCTGGAGAGACATACAACACACCACAGAGGCTTGGTGATGATGGCAGTAGCA tcCACAGAACAGAGATTGTAACAGAACATGAAACCCTGCGGCAGAACAGCCGTTCTCCTAAGACCAGGAGCTTGGCAG GAGTACCTGTGTGGAGTTTTGACACCGTGTCCATTGACAGTGACCTTGACTCAGTCTGCACAGAGCAAGTCAGGCAGCATATTCACAGGCAAACAG GATGGcgctctctcactctgtctgtcaCGGGCATGGATGACTACTGTACCAACCAGAGTGACTACGACACATCCACACAGGAAGAAAGTGAACCTCGATCTACATCAG GCCAAAGATCCTCTTATGGAAATGGACATAACAGAAGTCCTTCTGTCAGTAAAGCACAGCGCAACAAGAGAGAAACTTACAG ACTTGTGTGTTCTTTGGAGGACAATGACACAGATGAGGAAATGAATCACTGGCCTAAGAGGACATCAGATAAGATGCACTCTGATTGGGTGAAGATGAAAGAGCGGCTCTCTACACTCCGACAA aaatgtgaaaaggaGGAGCAGACACTACAGAACAAGAAGACTCAGTTAAAAGATGTTGAGCTCTGCCTCTCTGAACTTCAACACAGAAGAAAG CATGCCTTGCAGGAATTAGAGCAACTGACTGTAGAGACAGCGCAGATGGAGAAGGAGACGAGGACTCTGGAATTCGTTCTGAGAGACAGAAGGGCAGGGAAAGACTCTATTAG TTGCCAGCTGCATGAGctgcagaggcagagagagtcCTGTATCCTCGAGGTGAGAGACATGAAAGAAGAACTCACAACTCTGAGTCAAAGTAAACAGACTCTTAAGGATTCGGCCTTCACGGAGAGG CCCAGTGTCGTCATGTCAGTgctggagagagaggagatggaAAGACAGCTGGATAATGCCAAAACAGAACTGTTTGCTGAACAGCGACGTGCAAGAGAGAAGCAAGAGTCCATGCAAGAA AAGTTGGAGGAGACTCGTGAAGAGCTCCAGAGGGTCACAGAGGCAGAGAGCGTACTGAGGAACAGCTGTCCTTGTCTGGAGGAGAAACAGAGGCAGAAAAAGGATCACATGGAG GCGGTAGAGTTTCAAGTAAGCGAGCTGCAGGGTGAACTGGGAGAATGCAAGATCAGAGTGGGCACTCAGGAGAAGATGTTGGCCCAGAAGGAGCTGCAGCTACTAGATTTACAGGAGCAACGTGGGGCCTTACAAGCAGAAAGTGATGGGCTGAAGAGGGAGCTACAACACCTGAAAACCCAGCACTGCAATGCACGGAAAGAGGACCATGAGCAAGCTCATAGAATGATG gagGCAGCATTAaagcagcaaaagaaagaatTGGCATTGGCTCATGAGCAGCAAATCCAAAAG GTTAATCAACAGACTAAAGAGGAAAAGGCAAACGCTTTGAAAGAACAAGCTCTGTCTCTCACACGACACACTGAGGCCTTGAAAAGTTCCATTCAg CTAAAAGAAGAAGAGGCAAAGACGCTGAGGGATTCTCTGGAGCAGCAGAAGCAGGAGGCAAAGAACCGTGAAGAAGAGCTGCATGTAGAAGCTTTGGAAAAG GTGCACAAAGCaatagaggaggagaggaggaagtggGAGGCAGAAAAAGTGGAAGCAGTGCAGGTGCACTGTGGGATACTGGAAGAGCAGAATAGGAAGAGGCTGAAAAGCATGAGGAGTGAGATGCAGCGAGAGAAGAGTAAAGCACTGGCTCTTCAACATAAAATGATGGAACTAAAAACT GAAATGGAGAGTGAAAGCTGTGCGCAGCAGAGAGAGCAGAAGTCTTTGCTGGCTGTTATTTGCAAATCACTGAAAGAGGAGTATCAGGCTGAGCTGCAGAAGTTGCAGAGACAGGTGGCACAG GAGAGTCAGAGGGCAGCGCTGAGGCTCGAGCAGGCTGCTCAGCTGGCAGAGAAAGAGGCTGACAGGCTCCGGGTGATGCTggaagaaagggagaggagcCATAACCAAATCACAGCTGAACTGGACCAGCAGCTCAGGCTCTGGGCCAAGGAGCTGGGAGCAGAGTGCCAGCATCTACACCTCTTAGTGGAGCAGAGTGGAGCCAAACAAAGTTCTGTGCACCTAACTCCCAG TCCTACGGCAGCTGAGGCTCTAACAAACCTGAGAACACTAAGAGAGCAGTTGAAGCAATTGATAAACCATCTACAACAGGAGCTTGATTCACAGAAACAAACCACTGAGCAGCTGAGAAAAGACAAG gAGAGCGAATTGAGCATCcagaggcaacagctgaggatGAACAGAGACCAAGCCTTGGATTCTCTAAAGGAGCGTCTCATTCAG GAGCACATTGAGGAGTTAAGCAGTCTGAACTGGCCTCATATGTGTGATGGAGGTGCTGAGGGAGGAGGAGCGGCAGCATCACTTCGCAAACAGCTGAAGGCCAAAGACCTAGAGCTCAGGCAGGTTCAGAGGAGCATGGGTCAGTGGAAGGAACAGACTGCAGCTCGTCTGGCAtgcaagtttgaagaagagtTGACAGCGGAACTAGAAAG GTGCAAGACAAAGTTGTTAAGGTGCAG AAAACCATCAAAGACTCGAGAGGAGAGTCAGAGAAAGTGTGAGAGGCCTGAAGGACAGATGATGTTTAGTGCAAAG GAAGCTCAGAATTCGGTTtgttctccctccctccatgtTGTGGCCTCTGCTGCCTCCCACAGCCCCTCAGACGTGGCTTCATTTAAGCTTCTACGTTACCTCCAGAGCAGAGTCAAGCAGCTCCGTGTAGAAAACCAGACCTACACCCAGAGCCCATCGCCTTCAAACACAATCCCTTTAGATTTGGCAGGATCCTATCTTACAACA ATCACTCAAGGTCAAGCCGTTCCTGGGATTCAGAGTCACTCATCCATCAGGACAGTCTCAAGTTAG